The Astatotilapia calliptera chromosome 4, fAstCal1.2, whole genome shotgun sequence genome segment AGTTCAGCAGGCAGTTCTTCCAGATTGTTGCTGCGCAAGTCCAGCCTGCACAGTTGACTTAGAGCTGCAATCTCTCTGGGTAAGAAGCTAAGAGAGTTGTGAGACATATTCAGGGTGCGCAACTCCAAACAGCAATTGAAAAGCTCAGTGGGTAGCCTCTCCAACCTGTTCCCACTGAGGTCCAACTCTGTGAGCAGCTGCAGTGCCTTCACCTCAGCAGGCAGCTCCTCCAGCAGGTTACCGGCAAGCAGGAGCCTCCGAAGGCGTCGAAGAGTGAAGAGCGCTGGAGGAATGCTCTGGAGCTGGTTGTTTGACAGATCCAAGAGCTCGAGGCCTCTAAGCACACCCACGCTGGCCGGCAGTACCAAAACACGGTTGTAAGCAAGTCTAAGACAAGAGAGACGACGAAGGTGAGCCAGACTAAGCAGCTCCTCCAGAGTCCTCAGGTTATTGTGCTGCAGGTCAAGCACCCGGAGGTTGGTCAGTGCTAACAGAGCAGAGGGTAAACGCTCCAGCTGGCAATCCTGCAGATGCAGCTCTGTCAGGTAAACCATCCGCTTCAGGCCCATCAGCACAAGCAGCCTCGTGCCCTCATTCTGGATCTCCAGTctcaccaagctgcttgccacCTCGCAGAGCTCACCGGGGATCCGCTGCAACATGCCTCGAATCACCAGCACACGTAGGTGTCGCAACTGGCGTAGGCTCCCCAGTGCCCAGCTACGGCCCACCCCACCGTCACTGCCTAAGCGACCAGAGAGGTGAAGCTCATGAAGGCCTCGCAAGGAGAGGACCCAGCTGGGGATCTCTGATGCCTGAGTGAAGGTAAGCTGAAGGACTTCTAGACGTTCCTGGAGAAAGGCAAGCGCGCTGGGATCCACAGTTGCTGTGCAGTGGTAGAGGTGCAGCTCCCTGTAGTTGGAATGCCACATAAAAGTCCAAGTTAGAGTCTAAAAAGAAGTGAATACtttaaaagaaatactttcAAAGACTACGCCCCTGCACTGTACAACTCACCTGAGTGAGGTCATGCTGGTCATGTGTGCAGTAAACCTGGTGTCTGCGATGAGctccagtttgaggacctgaaGCTGGCTGAGAGTGAAGAGGGCTGGAGGAAGGCGAGGCAGGGCCACCAGCTGCAGCCTGGAGCGGCCGTCTGCATCCACGCTGATCATGGCGTGCAGCTTCTCCTCCCCCCAGCGCCTCTCTAAGCTTTCCTCCAGCAGCCTGCTCTCACTGACAGgcgacaaaaacacaaagagacgcTGGACCAGCAGAGGGTCGTACTGGTCTAACATGTGTATAAGAAAGGCCAGGTCGTTCTTCAGGTCAGGAAAATCTCTCAGGGAGCTCAGCTCCTTCAGTGAATGGAAGGAATATTGCTGCAGAGAGCTGAATTGAATCAAACACACCaaggcagaagaagaagaagaaagaaaaaacaaagagaaacatcaAACAGGATATTTTGTAGCCAAAAACACAGCACTACATTTTTTACCCCTGTAACTAGTTTTCTGATATGCTCATCATCAGgagcatcatttatttatttatgctttttacATTTAGACTAGTTTCTCTCCTCAAAGCCTGTTAAAGCCTGAAGTAGCACTCATACATACTCTAACTTTCTTTGGGCAAAACTAtccactttaaaaatatatattcctACCTTTTCTGcgataaaaacactgaaaagtgcacctttaacatttttttattctaaccTGCTTAAAATCCAGGTGAGAGTGTAAAAATTAAGCAGACCATACAGGCCCAGTAAGGTCAGGTAGGCCGCCAGCAGTTTGCGGAGAAGTGAGGAGAGCACGTGGATACACTCGAAGGTGGCGTAGCCCACCAGGGCCCGCTCCTCAGGGTGACAGGTGTGGTTGAAGGACAGGGAGCCGAGAAGAGGGACTGTGTAACTCATAATCAGTGTTACAATCAGGAGTTTGAAAACTGTCTGAGCCAAGTAGACCTGAAGAGGGAAAAATGGGCATCAAGACTAAACGATTcatggaattaaaaaaaaattaaggtagCAAAGAAGTTGATCTGTAAATCTAGCAGACTAGAGGATCTCTTACCTTACAAATGACAGCTGAGCTTTCACAGTGGGACCTAAACTTCCTGACCCTTTCAAACAGCGCCCTCGCCTGTTCCCCATCACTTTTATCCAGACTGATTACCTGGCTGTGGCTGTCAGCCATTACTGATGGGCTGGAAGAAGGAAGTTGCTCCCGGGAGTCAAGAGATACACAAGACACAGTGGAGTTACAGGACAGTGTGGAGGGACAAGGGGATGGAGGGGTGGCAAATGCGCTGTCTATCCTCTTTAAAAGTGGGCTGTCTGTGCCCGAGTCTATGCTCGAGTGTCTTGTGTGGGTCACTGTCGGGGAAGTGGAAGTTCGGTGGTGTGGTTGTTGTGCTCGTCTTccctcctccaccatctcctggATGCTCTCTTGGCGGGCGGCATGAGacagggcctgagatgtccagGGTGACTCACAGCACTTTGCCAAGATGGATAGGAACTGCTCTATGCGGGATGAGGTGTGGGGAAAGTGGAGCCAGAAGGAGCCACTGGCTACCAGGACGAGGGACTGAAGCAAGGCCATGTAAGGGAAGAAGCGGGAGGACAAAGGCAAAGCTTCATGGTAGCACACCTATAGAAACAGGCAAACAGCAATTGATTGTTTGACCACATGGGGGCAGCAGACATACACTGTGAAACATTAATAACAAAGGGTTACCTGTTAACAAAGGAAGAGGATTAGTATAAAAACTGAAATGGGTGCTAAAGTTATtctttttaattgaattgatTTGAATGGGTAAAAGCTTAAAATACAGGATACACTGTAAGCCCAGTTCTGTGAGTATGTCTACTCACAGAACTAGACATACTGGTTCTGTGAGTAGACAGAACTAGTATATACTAGTTCTGTCTACTAGACATACTAGTAGACAGAACTACTAGTATGTCTAGTAGACATACTAGATATACTGTTTGCTGGTTTACTTCTATAGGTTGGCTATAGGGGTAAACCATGGTTCTATCTCCGAGGGTTAGTAAGGCTTAAATAAGCAACACCATGAGAGCTGTGAGTGAGCACTGAAACAGTCAAAGTGTGAATCAGAAGAAACTGGGAGATTAAAGTTCCACTGTAGAGCTGAGATAAGCGGTTTAATAACCTGTGGGTATGAGCAGGTCCTTTTACATAAAGGTTCAGAATGTTAAATATAGCTCACTCTATGCTTTCACAGAgtgaataacaaaaacaacaaagccaGCACTACTTTACCTGGCTAATATAAATGTACTGCTGGTACACCAAGTGCGTGCGCCGACCCCGAGGTGCAGAGTGAAGATTTGGGCCGATTTTGTGTGCGTGGTGTATTTGAGGCTGTGA includes the following:
- the LOC113021237 gene encoding volume-regulated anion channel subunit LRRC8D; the protein is MFSLSELAPLNQHQNRSKLLKPWWEVFMDYLVVLMLMTSVLACTEQLSRDRVVCIPLDSTTNTSDHSHSKSANVGLSPSSQPQIHHAHKIGPNLHSAPRGRRTHLVYQQYIYISQVCYHEALPLSSRFFPYMALLQSLVLVASGSFWLHFPHTSSRIEQFLSILAKCCESPWTSQALSHAARQESIQEMVEEGRRAQQPHHRTSTSPTVTHTRHSSIDSGTDSPLLKRIDSAFATPPSPCPSTLSCNSTVSCVSLDSREQLPSSSPSVMADSHSQVISLDKSDGEQARALFERVRKFRSHCESSAVICKVYLAQTVFKLLIVTLIMSYTVPLLGSLSFNHTCHPEERALVGYATFECIHVLSSLLRKLLAAYLTLLGLYGLLNFYTLTWILSSSLQQYSFHSLKELSSLRDFPDLKNDLAFLIHMLDQYDPLLVQRLFVFLSPVSESRLLEESLERRWGEEKLHAMISVDADGRSRLQLVALPRLPPALFTLSQLQVLKLELIADTRFTAHMTSMTSLRELHLYHCTATVDPSALAFLQERLEVLQLTFTQASEIPSWVLSLRGLHELHLSGRLGSDGGVGRSWALGSLRQLRHLRVLVIRGMLQRIPGELCEVASSLVRLEIQNEGTRLLVLMGLKRMVYLTELHLQDCQLERLPSALLALTNLRVLDLQHNNLRTLEELLSLAHLRRLSCLRLAYNRVLVLPASVGVLRGLELLDLSNNQLQSIPPALFTLRRLRRLLLAGNLLEELPAEVKALQLLTELDLSGNRLERLPTELFNCCLELRTLNMSHNSLSFLPREIAALSQLCRLDLRSNNLEELPAELGCCSGLHGGGLLVENWLFLSLPPHVRDFLSRSYTPGGAHTEEHSRPESDSFPYFSPTQWSFSSALESQI